Proteins from a single region of Haloterrigena alkaliphila:
- a CDS encoding DUF7090 family protein, with amino-acid sequence MDYSLEIDGTPETVPGGTGVLLLHPSTGETDRIDTDFLKVDTDHFLVVSTRTTAREVRQKLEYYDVDEDRAEILDTLSIEHGYSRRKSDTVHYVAAPDDVDGIVDHIDGFLDAHDGKLRLSFDSVTELAYYAGDDQALEAVERILELLDEYDAIGLFHVSEEPHDEALVDEFRELFDGVIDLDEDGSIDAEF; translated from the coding sequence ATGGACTATTCACTTGAGATAGATGGCACGCCGGAGACGGTACCGGGCGGCACCGGGGTGCTCCTTCTCCACCCGAGCACCGGGGAAACGGACCGTATCGACACCGACTTTCTCAAAGTCGACACGGATCACTTCCTCGTCGTCTCCACGCGAACCACGGCCCGCGAAGTCAGACAGAAACTCGAGTACTACGACGTCGACGAGGACCGCGCCGAAATTCTGGACACGCTGAGCATCGAACACGGCTACTCGCGGCGCAAGAGCGACACCGTCCACTACGTCGCCGCCCCCGACGACGTCGACGGGATCGTCGACCACATCGACGGCTTCCTCGACGCCCACGACGGCAAACTCCGGCTCAGTTTCGACTCCGTCACCGAACTCGCCTACTACGCCGGCGACGACCAGGCCCTCGAGGCGGTCGAACGCATCCTCGAGTTGCTCGATGAGTACGACGCCATCGGTCTCTTCCACGTCTCGGAAGAACCCCACGACGAGGCGCTCGTCGACGAGTTCCGCGAGCTGTTCGACGGGGTCATCGACCTCGACGAGGACGGCAGCATCGACGCCGAGTTCTGA
- a CDS encoding MaoC/PaaZ C-terminal domain-containing protein, with translation MARPVEGETHTFERTFTTDDVERFADLSGDRQDIHTEPDEEGRLMVHGLLTATLPTKIGGDLEVLAQRMDLEFVRPVYTGERITCRWTFESVAERDDRYEIVVDVNCENGDGKTVLTGSTEGLIWRE, from the coding sequence ATGGCACGGCCAGTAGAAGGTGAGACTCACACGTTCGAGCGGACGTTCACGACCGACGACGTCGAGCGGTTCGCGGACCTCTCCGGCGACAGACAGGACATCCACACCGAACCTGACGAGGAGGGCCGCCTGATGGTCCACGGACTGCTGACCGCGACCCTGCCGACGAAGATCGGCGGCGACCTCGAGGTGCTCGCCCAGCGGATGGACCTGGAGTTCGTCCGTCCGGTTTACACCGGCGAGCGGATCACCTGTAGGTGGACGTTCGAGTCCGTCGCGGAGCGCGACGATCGCTACGAGATCGTCGTCGACGTGAACTGCGAGAACGGGGACGGGAAAACGGTGCTGACCGGCAGTACCGAGGGACTCATCTGGAGGGAATGA
- a CDS encoding DNA-directed DNA polymerase II small subunit, translated as MPLEATARIVSELTSRGYNAEREAVTLLASADDPQAALERVVEDLPEDALVVRTDHVDAALAAAPAANPAAGDGSAPDTERATDESAAGSALDTSLGDDDRGADASPDATEDPSISTGGQSADHGATGGNTPVETKGGVTVERSVDPELRSLEIAGDMTGESTGTGEYEDFVSVFRDRLERVGSKLRGRINHRPASAIQSMPGGDDVAMVGLVNDIRSTASGHWLIELEDATGTFPWLVMKDREYVDLVDELLCDEVLAMEGTLADDSGIAFVDSMYFPDIPRTHEPSTADRHVQAALISDIHVGSEEFMADAWNAFADWLHTEQAQHVEYLLIAGDMVEGVGVYPNQDEELDIVDIYEQYEAFNEYLKKVPGDLEIVMIPGNHDAVRLAEPQPGFDEELRAIMSAHDPRIVSNPSTVTLEGVSVLMYHGVSLDEVIAELPEEKASYDDPHKAMYQLLKKRHVAPQFGGHTRLAPEEEDYLVIDEVPDIFHTGHVHKLGFGKYHNVLAINSGCWQAQTDFQKSVNIDPDAGYAPIVDLDTLDVTVQKFS; from the coding sequence GTGCCACTCGAGGCGACGGCCAGGATCGTCAGCGAACTCACGAGCCGCGGCTACAACGCCGAACGCGAGGCCGTGACCCTGCTCGCCTCGGCCGACGATCCGCAGGCGGCCCTCGAGCGCGTCGTCGAGGACCTCCCCGAGGACGCGCTGGTCGTCCGGACCGACCACGTCGACGCGGCGCTCGCCGCCGCGCCGGCAGCCAACCCTGCCGCCGGCGACGGTAGCGCCCCCGATACCGAACGCGCCACTGACGAGAGCGCCGCCGGAAGCGCTCTCGACACGTCGCTCGGGGACGACGACCGAGGCGCCGATGCGTCCCCAGACGCGACCGAAGATCCCTCAATTTCGACTGGAGGCCAATCGGCAGATCACGGGGCAACGGGTGGGAATACTCCAGTCGAAACGAAGGGGGGCGTAACGGTCGAGCGATCGGTCGATCCCGAGTTGCGCTCCCTCGAGATCGCGGGCGACATGACCGGCGAAAGCACGGGGACCGGCGAGTACGAGGATTTCGTCTCGGTGTTCCGGGATCGACTCGAGCGCGTGGGGTCGAAACTGCGCGGCCGGATCAACCACCGGCCGGCGTCGGCCATCCAGAGCATGCCCGGCGGCGACGACGTCGCGATGGTCGGCCTGGTCAACGACATCCGCTCGACCGCCAGCGGTCACTGGTTGATCGAACTCGAGGACGCGACGGGAACCTTCCCGTGGCTGGTGATGAAGGACCGGGAGTACGTCGATCTCGTCGACGAGTTGCTCTGCGACGAGGTGCTGGCGATGGAGGGGACGCTGGCGGACGACTCGGGGATCGCGTTCGTCGACTCGATGTACTTCCCCGATATCCCCAGAACGCACGAACCCTCGACCGCCGACCGCCACGTCCAGGCGGCGCTGATCAGCGACATCCACGTCGGCAGCGAGGAGTTCATGGCCGACGCCTGGAACGCCTTCGCCGACTGGCTCCACACCGAGCAGGCCCAGCACGTCGAGTACCTGCTGATCGCCGGCGACATGGTCGAGGGCGTCGGCGTCTACCCGAACCAAGACGAGGAACTCGACATCGTCGACATCTACGAGCAGTACGAGGCGTTCAACGAGTACCTAAAGAAGGTCCCCGGCGACCTCGAGATCGTCATGATCCCGGGAAACCACGACGCGGTCCGCCTCGCGGAGCCTCAACCGGGGTTCGACGAGGAACTGCGAGCGATCATGTCCGCCCACGATCCGCGGATCGTGAGCAACCCCTCGACGGTCACCCTCGAGGGCGTCTCCGTGCTGATGTACCACGGTGTGAGCCTGGACGAAGTGATCGCCGAACTTCCCGAGGAGAAGGCGAGTTACGACGACCCGCACAAGGCGATGTACCAGTTGCTCAAGAAGCGCCACGTCGCCCCGCAGTTCGGGGGTCACACGCGACTCGCGCCGGAGGAGGAGGACTACCTCGTCATCGACGAGGTGCCCGACATCTTCCACACCGGCCACGTCCACAAACTCGGATTCGGGAAGTACCACAACGTCCTCGCCATCAATTCGGGCTGTTGGCAGGCCCAGACCGACTTCCAGAAGAGCGTCAACATCGACCCCGACGCCGGCTACGCGCCCATCGTCGACCTCGATACGCTGGACGTGACGGTTCAGAAGTTCAGCTAG
- a CDS encoding S26 family signal peptidase, producing the protein MSGSNRGDPPDGPGDDGNSDSATDRPARNGTDDPATDDGPADAGTSSNPREADGSGAETDGDPVTIEDDGAVRWFLNSQDGNVIFVRDVLSSVAIVAVVGLLLFAVSGVWPPLVAVESGSMEPNMERGDLIFVVDDDRYAGDGATDGTGVVTLENGQDSGHDKFGNPGDVIVFQPNGNDRQTPIIHRAHFWVEEDENWVDTKADEDLVGDLTCEDVDDRICPADHAGFITKGDANPSYDQLSQRGPGGPRTHIVKPEWIAGKAMFRIPWLGHVRLAFDSLFGGMVVPSPLIDGTSTQTPTAGPEATSPGAEFAGVTGVAGVGAGAVVAVGRYRN; encoded by the coding sequence ATGAGCGGTTCTAACCGCGGCGACCCTCCCGACGGACCCGGTGACGACGGCAATTCCGATTCCGCCACCGATCGGCCGGCCCGGAACGGGACCGACGACCCGGCGACCGACGACGGGCCGGCTGACGCCGGGACCTCGTCGAATCCACGCGAAGCCGACGGGTCCGGCGCCGAGACGGACGGCGATCCCGTGACGATCGAGGACGACGGCGCCGTCCGCTGGTTTCTCAACTCGCAGGACGGCAACGTCATCTTCGTTCGGGACGTGTTGAGCAGCGTCGCGATCGTCGCGGTCGTCGGCCTGCTGCTGTTCGCGGTCAGCGGCGTCTGGCCGCCGCTGGTCGCCGTCGAGAGCGGCAGCATGGAGCCGAACATGGAGCGGGGCGACCTCATCTTCGTCGTCGACGACGATCGGTACGCCGGCGACGGGGCCACGGACGGTACCGGAGTGGTCACGCTCGAGAACGGCCAGGACAGCGGTCACGATAAATTCGGCAATCCCGGCGACGTGATCGTCTTCCAGCCGAACGGAAACGACCGCCAGACGCCGATAATCCATCGCGCCCACTTCTGGGTCGAAGAAGACGAGAACTGGGTCGACACCAAGGCAGACGAGGACCTCGTGGGTGATCTCACCTGCGAGGACGTCGACGACAGGATCTGTCCGGCGGATCACGCCGGATTCATCACGAAAGGCGACGCGAACCCCAGCTACGACCAACTGTCCCAGAGAGGGCCGGGAGGACCGAGAACGCACATCGTGAAGCCCGAGTGGATCGCCGGCAAGGCGATGTTCCGCATCCCGTGGCTCGGACACGTCCGCCTCGCGTTCGACAGCCTCTTCGGCGGGATGGTCGTTCCCTCGCCGCTGATCGACGGGACATCGACGCAGACGCCGACCGCCGGTCCGGAAGCGACATCCCCGGGAGCCGAATTCGCCGGCGTAACCGGCGTCGCCGGTGTCGGCGCCGGCGCCGTCGTCGCCGTCGGACGCTACCGGAACTGA
- a CDS encoding Cdc6/Cdc18 family protein, producing the protein MSDEESEPTGSEPVDIDEKREFSTFDSADLAEEESSQGLFDDLLSGEPIFENKEVLRPSYTPHELPHRSDQINKMATILVAALRGETPSNILIYGKTGTGKTASAKFVSKELESTSQKYSVPCDVEYINCEVTDTQYRVLAQLANKFIEKNEARIDEQVEELERLLEAVDEYEAAAEADSAADAGDEDGLFEEFDALESAPDSDESDSSTGTTTDDESRDSPVETEGSSDNPDTSATADGAASDTTDGDLTDEFQSDGTETDGIESNPPTDSTDDRQPEHPLASTGFESRAAVEARIEDLEDDKESFEEVPMTGWPTDRVYSVFFDAVDYDERVVVIMLDEIDKLVEKSGDDTLYNLSRMNSELENSRVSIIGISNDLKFTDFLDPRVKSSLGEEEIVFPPYDANQLRDILEHRSEVAFKGGALSDDVIPLCAAFAAQEHGDARRALDLLRTAGELAERSQTETIVEEHVRQAQDKIELDRVVEVVRTLPTQSKLVLFAIILLEKNGVHSINTGEVFNIYKRLCEEIDADVLTQRRVTDLISELDMLGIVNAVVVSKGRYGRTKEISLSVPIEETEAVLLSDSRLSDIDDIQPFVQARFENGS; encoded by the coding sequence ATGTCAGACGAAGAATCAGAACCCACGGGCTCGGAGCCGGTCGATATCGACGAGAAACGGGAGTTCTCGACCTTCGATAGCGCCGACCTCGCCGAGGAGGAATCGAGTCAGGGATTGTTCGACGACTTGCTCAGCGGCGAACCGATCTTCGAGAACAAGGAAGTGCTTCGGCCGTCCTATACGCCACACGAGCTCCCACACCGGAGCGACCAGATCAACAAGATGGCGACGATCCTGGTCGCCGCGCTGCGCGGCGAAACCCCGTCGAACATCCTGATCTACGGGAAGACCGGAACCGGAAAGACCGCGAGCGCGAAGTTCGTCAGCAAGGAACTCGAGAGCACCTCCCAGAAGTACAGCGTCCCGTGTGACGTCGAGTACATCAACTGCGAGGTCACGGACACCCAGTACCGGGTGCTCGCCCAGTTGGCGAACAAGTTCATCGAGAAGAACGAGGCCCGCATCGACGAGCAGGTCGAGGAACTCGAGCGCCTGCTCGAGGCCGTCGACGAGTACGAAGCCGCTGCGGAAGCCGATTCGGCGGCCGACGCCGGCGACGAGGACGGACTCTTCGAGGAGTTCGACGCGCTCGAGTCGGCACCCGATTCCGACGAATCGGACAGTTCGACTGGAACCACGACCGACGACGAGTCTCGTGATTCTCCAGTCGAAACGGAGGGGTCTTCGGACAATCCGGATACATCGGCGACGGCCGACGGAGCAGCAAGCGACACCACCGACGGCGACCTGACCGACGAGTTCCAGTCGGACGGAACCGAGACGGACGGAATCGAGTCGAACCCGCCGACCGATTCGACCGACGACCGTCAACCGGAACATCCACTCGCGTCGACCGGATTCGAGTCCCGCGCCGCGGTCGAGGCCCGGATCGAGGACCTCGAGGACGACAAGGAGTCCTTCGAGGAGGTCCCGATGACCGGGTGGCCGACCGATCGGGTTTACAGCGTCTTCTTCGACGCCGTCGACTACGACGAGCGGGTCGTCGTCATCATGTTAGACGAGATCGACAAACTCGTCGAGAAGAGCGGCGACGACACCCTCTACAACCTCTCGCGGATGAACTCCGAACTCGAGAACTCCCGGGTCTCGATCATCGGCATCTCGAACGACTTGAAGTTCACCGACTTCCTCGACCCCCGCGTCAAGTCATCCCTCGGCGAGGAGGAGATCGTCTTCCCGCCCTACGACGCCAACCAGCTGCGGGACATTCTCGAGCACCGCTCGGAGGTCGCGTTCAAGGGCGGCGCGCTCTCCGACGACGTGATCCCGCTGTGTGCGGCCTTCGCCGCGCAGGAACACGGGGACGCGCGCCGCGCGCTCGACCTCCTCCGGACCGCGGGCGAACTGGCCGAACGCTCCCAGACCGAGACCATCGTCGAGGAGCACGTCCGGCAGGCCCAGGACAAGATCGAACTCGACCGCGTCGTCGAGGTCGTCCGCACCCTCCCCACGCAGTCGAAACTCGTCCTCTTCGCGATCATCCTCCTCGAGAAGAACGGCGTTCACAGCATCAACACGGGCGAGGTGTTCAACATCTACAAGCGCCTCTGCGAGGAGATCGACGCCGACGTGCTCACCCAGCGACGGGTCACGGACCTCATCAGCGAACTCGACATGCTCGGGATCGTCAACGCCGTCGTCGTCTCGAAGGGGCGCTACGGCCGGACCAAGGAGATCAGCCTCTCCGTACCCATCGAGGAGACGGAGGCCGTCCTCCTCTCGGACTCGCGGCTGAGCGACATCGACGACATCCAACCGTTCGTGCAGGCGCGCTTCGAGAACGGATCGTGA
- a CDS encoding Era-like GTP-binding protein, which translates to MGLFTELKDSISRVTDRLFSEEEPKRIGIYGPPNAGKTTLANRIARDWTGDAVGAESHIPHETRRARRKEDVEIERNGKSVTIDIVDTPGVTTKVDYEEFTDEMEEDDAIRRSREATEGVAEAMHWLREDVDGVIYVLDSAEDPITQVNTMLIGIIESRDLPVLIFANKIDLDDSSVKRIEDAFPQHKTIPLSAKEGENMDEVYENIAEYFG; encoded by the coding sequence ATGGGACTGTTCACAGAACTCAAAGATAGTATCTCTCGGGTTACGGACCGCCTCTTCTCGGAAGAGGAACCCAAACGTATCGGTATCTACGGTCCGCCGAACGCTGGAAAGACGACGCTTGCGAACCGAATCGCTCGCGACTGGACCGGTGACGCCGTCGGTGCGGAGAGTCACATTCCACACGAAACGCGACGCGCACGCAGGAAAGAAGACGTCGAGATCGAACGCAACGGCAAGTCGGTGACGATCGATATCGTCGACACGCCCGGTGTGACGACGAAAGTCGACTACGAGGAATTCACCGACGAGATGGAGGAAGACGACGCGATCCGTCGCTCCCGCGAGGCCACCGAAGGCGTCGCCGAAGCGATGCACTGGCTCCGCGAGGACGTCGATGGCGTTATCTACGTGCTCGACAGTGCCGAGGATCCGATCACGCAGGTCAACACGATGCTGATCGGTATCATCGAATCTCGCGATCTCCCGGTTCTCATCTTCGCGAACAAGATCGACCTCGACGACTCGAGCGTGAAACGGATCGAGGACGCGTTCCCACAGCACAAGACGATCCCGCTCTCCGCGAAGGAAGGCGAAAACATGGACGAAGTCTACGAGAACATCGCGGAGTACTTCGGGTGA
- a CDS encoding DUF2073 domain-containing protein — protein MPKATNADDPDAPDGVQIDLISGERMDGMATMEKIRMILDGVHDGNIVILEEGLTPDEESRLIEVTMSEISPDEFNGIEIETYPKSKANDSSLLGRIMGGDESAAKLTVIGPANQIETLHKDETLISALVSRD, from the coding sequence ATGCCAAAAGCAACTAACGCGGACGATCCCGACGCTCCAGACGGTGTCCAGATCGATCTGATCAGCGGCGAACGCATGGACGGGATGGCGACGATGGAGAAGATCCGAATGATCCTCGACGGCGTCCACGACGGCAACATCGTCATCCTCGAGGAGGGGCTGACTCCCGACGAGGAGAGTCGGCTCATCGAGGTGACGATGTCCGAGATCAGTCCCGACGAGTTCAACGGGATCGAGATCGAGACCTACCCCAAATCCAAGGCGAACGATTCCTCGCTGCTCGGCCGGATCATGGGCGGCGACGAGTCGGCGGCGAAGCTGACGGTCATCGGACCGGCCAACCAGATCGAAACGCTCCACAAGGACGAAACGCTCATCAGCGCGCTCGTGTCACGAGACTAA
- a CDS encoding OapC/ArvC family zinc-ribbon domain-containing protein, protein MPHECTTCGRTFPDGSKEMLSGCPDCGGNKFQFAPAGRASTGSSNAAQSTAAETTAESRPDATGTAGSAESTGTVERAAETVRDWVSSGSARPADSADASQEPAADANRDPTTATNGDPTADANRNPAADANRDSSTSAWPSSDERPDSDASAETGEFTEWPETARRPEDRSTPPSDDARGTSQTASASEPTPDRSAAVDDGSIMADDENTAQADARSEVVSSDDLPAGSDRSDRGMGGGSSRTDAPVHETGDRPPEHGRVVSEPSGEQPSIEELRAELNEQFESIKIVSPGQYELNLMELYNREEYIISLQEDGRYVIDVPDSWRADEE, encoded by the coding sequence ATGCCTCACGAATGCACGACCTGCGGCCGGACGTTCCCCGACGGCTCCAAGGAGATGCTGTCGGGCTGTCCGGACTGCGGCGGGAACAAGTTCCAGTTCGCCCCCGCCGGCCGGGCGTCGACCGGCTCGAGCAACGCGGCCCAGTCGACGGCGGCCGAGACGACGGCCGAGTCACGTCCGGACGCGACCGGGACGGCCGGATCCGCAGAGTCGACCGGAACCGTCGAGCGCGCGGCCGAAACCGTTCGCGACTGGGTCTCGTCCGGCTCGGCTCGACCGGCCGACTCGGCCGACGCGAGTCAGGAGCCTGCGGCCGACGCGAACCGCGATCCGACCACCGCGACAAACGGCGATCCGACCGCGGACGCGAACCGCAACCCAGCGGCAGACGCGAACCGCGATTCGTCGACGTCGGCCTGGCCCTCGAGCGACGAGCGACCAGATTCGGACGCGTCCGCCGAAACCGGCGAGTTCACAGAGTGGCCGGAGACGGCGCGACGGCCCGAGGATCGATCGACGCCACCGAGTGACGATGCCCGCGGCACCTCACAGACTGCGTCTGCATCCGAACCGACGCCCGATCGCTCGGCCGCGGTCGACGACGGGTCGATCATGGCGGACGACGAGAACACGGCGCAGGCCGACGCCCGAAGCGAAGTCGTTTCCTCGGACGATCTGCCCGCCGGGTCCGACCGGTCGGACCGAGGGATGGGTGGCGGCTCCAGTCGAACCGACGCCCCGGTCCACGAGACCGGTGACCGGCCGCCGGAACACGGCCGGGTCGTCAGCGAACCCTCGGGCGAGCAACCCTCGATCGAGGAACTGCGCGCGGAGCTCAACGAGCAGTTCGAGAGCATCAAAATCGTCAGCCCGGGCCAGTACGAACTCAATCTGATGGAACTCTACAACCGCGAGGAGTACATCATCTCGCTGCAGGAGGACGGCCGATACGTCATCGACGTCCCCGATTCGTGGCGTGCCGACGAGGAGTGA
- a CDS encoding DUF7089 family protein: protein MFEARDLSTPVAAIRDEHAPDVQVVDCERDFETLPPAQAEDLGLLVDTLEPASYPADWLPADAPQLLARYASSDFTVGMPGDGSVVWTRQTDPPIVIVKPRVQGSPESFIDFLLAEAFVELDLEVSEHFIGFFEETYPELNRAVDLGPNGTYQVAAALYDGWVGLQSREVFAEWHGDHPELADAWQDAGTRLEDRVAGLPRAVARGETEFADATELACAAIKHAIELPAPFAALDTDAYRDHGPEYAIRWAEKTFDSLAE from the coding sequence ATGTTCGAGGCTCGCGACCTCTCGACGCCGGTCGCGGCGATTCGCGACGAGCACGCGCCGGACGTTCAGGTCGTCGACTGCGAGCGCGATTTCGAGACCCTCCCGCCGGCGCAAGCCGAGGATCTCGGACTCCTCGTCGACACCCTCGAGCCGGCGAGCTACCCCGCCGACTGGCTGCCCGCGGACGCCCCCCAGTTGCTCGCCCGGTACGCGAGTTCGGATTTCACCGTCGGGATGCCGGGCGACGGCAGCGTCGTCTGGACGCGCCAGACCGATCCGCCGATCGTGATCGTGAAACCGCGGGTCCAGGGGTCGCCCGAATCGTTTATCGACTTCCTGCTCGCCGAGGCGTTCGTCGAACTCGACCTCGAGGTTTCCGAGCACTTCATCGGCTTCTTCGAGGAGACGTATCCGGAGTTGAACCGCGCGGTCGATCTCGGCCCGAACGGCACCTACCAGGTGGCCGCGGCCCTGTACGACGGCTGGGTCGGCCTGCAGAGCCGCGAAGTCTTCGCGGAGTGGCACGGCGATCACCCCGAACTGGCCGACGCGTGGCAGGACGCCGGGACGCGACTCGAGGACCGCGTCGCCGGACTACCGAGGGCAGTCGCGCGCGGCGAGACCGAGTTCGCCGACGCGACGGAACTGGCGTGTGCGGCGATCAAGCACGCGATCGAGCTCCCGGCGCCGTTCGCGGCGCTGGACACCGACGCGTACCGGGATCACGGTCCCGAGTACGCGATCCGGTGGGCCGAGAAGACGTTCGATTCGCTCGCCGAATAG
- a CDS encoding MaoC family dehydratase, translating to MTGRYYEEFEVGETIEHERRRTITESDNQRFCDMTMNQQPLHLDAEFAGDTDFGERLVNGLYTMSLAVGITIPETTDGTIVANLSYDNVEHPAPVFHGDTIRVQSTVTDKRETSDGERGIVTMHVEAFKVNEPDEPLVCQFDRTALSLKREHAEE from the coding sequence ATGACAGGACGCTACTACGAGGAGTTCGAGGTCGGCGAGACCATCGAACACGAACGACGGCGCACGATCACGGAGAGCGACAACCAGCGCTTCTGCGACATGACGATGAACCAGCAGCCGCTACACCTCGACGCGGAGTTCGCGGGCGACACCGATTTCGGCGAGCGGCTGGTTAACGGGCTCTACACCATGAGCCTCGCGGTCGGGATCACGATCCCCGAAACGACCGACGGGACCATCGTCGCCAACCTCTCCTACGATAACGTCGAGCACCCCGCGCCGGTGTTCCACGGCGACACGATCCGCGTGCAGTCGACCGTCACGGACAAGCGTGAGACCAGCGACGGCGAGCGCGGAATCGTCACTATGCACGTCGAGGCCTTCAAGGTGAACGAGCCGGACGAGCCGCTGGTCTGCCAGTTCGATCGAACCGCGCTCTCGCTGAAACGCGAACACGCCGAGGAGTGA
- a CDS encoding acyl-CoA carboxylase subunit beta has translation MELRVNTAATDQEAQAIAKALASHFGEEVELYAKRGDDLLATASPDSSEAAGEAASASAAGNGGTRDVDDAGEDDLGPTDRERRLREEIDDILEGGPEKYRERLSEQGKLFVRDRLNLWFGEDGVAFEDGKFANFDSWHPSGQDGEADSGDRLPADGLITGAAEFEGRDVHFMANDFTVKAGSMAEKGVEKFLRMQQRALKTGRPVLYLMDSSGGRIDQQSGFFANREGIGKYYYNHSMLSGRVPQICVLYGPCIAGAAYTPVFADFTIMVRDMSAMAIASPRMVEMVTGEQIDLDELGGPDVHARHSGSADLIAEDEEHARELVAKLIGYLPDNADENPPQTEGREPKRSPAGIDSVVPQAPNRGYDMFDVIERVVDADSVLELRPEYGSEIITAFARIDGRPVGIVANQPKQRAGAIFPDAAEKAAQFIWTCDAYDVPLLYLCDTPGFMAGSGVEKEGILEQGKRMIYATSSATVPKQSVVVRKAYGAGIYAMSGPAYDPESVLGLPSGEIAIMGPEAAINAVYANKLAAIDDPEERAEKEQELRKEYREDIDVHRMASEVVIDEIVPPSELRDELEARFAFYETVEKDLPDKKHGTIL, from the coding sequence ATGGAACTCAGAGTCAACACCGCCGCGACGGACCAGGAGGCACAGGCGATCGCGAAGGCGCTAGCGTCCCACTTCGGGGAGGAGGTGGAGCTCTACGCGAAGCGGGGCGACGACCTCCTCGCGACGGCGTCGCCGGATTCGAGCGAGGCCGCTGGGGAGGCCGCCAGTGCCTCGGCGGCCGGCAACGGCGGCACGCGAGACGTTGACGATGCGGGCGAGGACGACCTCGGGCCGACCGACCGCGAGCGACGGCTCCGCGAGGAGATCGACGACATCCTCGAGGGCGGCCCCGAGAAGTACCGTGAACGCCTGTCGGAGCAGGGGAAACTGTTCGTTCGGGATCGACTGAACCTCTGGTTCGGTGAGGACGGCGTGGCCTTCGAGGACGGGAAGTTCGCCAACTTCGATTCGTGGCACCCCAGCGGCCAGGACGGCGAGGCGGACTCGGGAGATCGGCTGCCGGCTGACGGCCTGATCACCGGCGCCGCCGAGTTCGAGGGCCGGGACGTCCACTTCATGGCCAACGACTTCACCGTCAAGGCGGGGTCGATGGCCGAGAAGGGCGTCGAGAAGTTCCTCCGGATGCAACAGCGCGCGCTGAAGACAGGCCGCCCCGTCCTCTACCTGATGGACTCCTCGGGCGGACGGATCGACCAGCAGTCGGGGTTCTTCGCCAATCGGGAGGGGATCGGGAAGTACTACTACAACCACTCGATGCTCTCCGGGCGCGTCCCCCAGATCTGCGTGCTCTACGGGCCCTGCATCGCGGGGGCCGCGTACACCCCCGTCTTCGCGGACTTCACGATCATGGTCCGGGACATGTCCGCGATGGCCATCGCCAGCCCGCGGATGGTCGAGATGGTCACCGGCGAGCAGATCGACCTCGACGAGCTCGGGGGGCCGGACGTCCACGCCCGCCACTCCGGCAGCGCGGACCTCATCGCCGAGGACGAGGAACACGCCCGCGAACTCGTCGCGAAGCTGATCGGCTACCTGCCCGACAACGCCGACGAGAACCCGCCACAGACGGAGGGTCGCGAGCCGAAACGGTCGCCCGCGGGGATCGACTCCGTCGTGCCGCAGGCGCCCAACCGCGGCTACGACATGTTCGACGTCATCGAGCGCGTCGTCGACGCCGACTCGGTGCTCGAGTTGCGCCCCGAGTACGGATCGGAGATCATCACCGCGTTTGCCCGCATCGACGGCCGGCCGGTCGGCATCGTCGCCAACCAGCCGAAACAGCGCGCGGGGGCGATCTTTCCCGACGCCGCCGAGAAGGCCGCGCAGTTCATCTGGACCTGCGACGCCTACGACGTGCCGCTGCTGTACCTCTGTGACACCCCCGGCTTCATGGCCGGCTCCGGCGTCGAGAAGGAGGGGATCCTCGAGCAGGGCAAGCGAATGATCTACGCGACCTCCTCGGCGACGGTGCCCAAGCAGTCCGTCGTGGTCCGGAAGGCCTACGGCGCGGGGATCTACGCGATGTCCGGGCCCGCGTACGACCCCGAGAGCGTGCTCGGCCTTCCCAGCGGCGAGATCGCCATTATGGGCCCCGAAGCGGCGATCAACGCGGTCTACGCGAACAAGCTGGCCGCGATCGACGACCCCGAGGAGCGGGCCGAGAAGGAGCAAGAGCTCCGGAAGGAGTACCGCGAGGACATCGACGTTCACCGGATGGCCAGCGAGGTCGTCATCGACGAGATCGTGCCGCCCAGCGAGCTTCGAGACGAACTCGAGGCCCGCTTCGCGTTCTACGAGACCGTTGAGAAGGACCTGCCGGACAAGAAACACGGGACGATCCTGTAA